The Oceaniferula flava genome has a window encoding:
- a CDS encoding rhomboid family intramembrane serine protease yields MKFQYPPENPADAGPAMRSRLYERFPDLLPVVTYGVLLWCASVFLLLNRGGSEMVDQEGLIRSLGAISLKELYEGRWWGLITSAFVHQQMFHVFFNMYWLVRFGTLMERGLGSWKTLAFFLAAALVSSAWQIMASPAGGIGFSGVVYAMGGFMWGAWPRFTGFLEGFNGSTLRWFLIWQIFCFFLSMGNIIPIGNTAHISGMAFGFLVGLWACRGTKRGWGWLAASIFMAASAIVIAIWPLPIFLFIHR; encoded by the coding sequence ATGAAATTTCAATACCCGCCTGAAAACCCCGCCGATGCCGGCCCGGCCATGCGCTCCCGGCTCTACGAGCGCTTTCCGGACTTGCTCCCGGTGGTGACCTACGGCGTGCTGCTCTGGTGCGCCTCGGTCTTCCTGCTGCTGAACCGTGGCGGCAGTGAAATGGTCGACCAGGAAGGCCTGATCCGCTCGCTGGGTGCGATCAGCCTGAAAGAACTCTACGAAGGGCGCTGGTGGGGCCTGATCACCTCCGCCTTCGTGCACCAGCAGATGTTCCATGTGTTCTTCAACATGTATTGGCTGGTTCGCTTCGGCACCTTGATGGAGCGAGGTCTCGGCAGCTGGAAAACGCTGGCCTTTTTCCTCGCCGCAGCCTTGGTCAGCTCGGCGTGGCAGATCATGGCATCGCCGGCTGGCGGCATTGGATTCTCCGGTGTAGTTTATGCCATGGGTGGCTTTATGTGGGGCGCTTGGCCCCGGTTCACCGGCTTCCTCGAAGGTTTCAACGGCTCCACCCTGCGATGGTTCCTGATTTGGCAGATCTTCTGTTTCTTCCTCTCGATGGGCAATATCATCCCGATTGGCAACACGGCGCACATTTCCGGCATGGCCTTCGGTTTCCTCGTCGGCCTCTGGGCCTGTCGTGGCACCAAACGCGGCTGGGGTTGGCTGGCGGCCTCCATTTTCATGGCAGCTTCCGCCATCGTCATCGCCATTTGGCCCCTGCCGATCTTCCTCTTCATTCACCGCTAG
- the rsmD gene encoding 16S rRNA (guanine(966)-N(2))-methyltransferase RsmD — protein MRIISGTAGSRSITVPGSVARPSTDRLREALFSILGQRVAGARVLDLFAGSGALGLECLSRGAASCDSVDASREAFAVIRKNLTALGLKNGKAIHQDVSRFLQGAGGKYDLVFADPPYYKNAADRDFVSELLQDETLPGLMADDGLLIVEDPPANQREDENGWKLLDSRRYGGCGILFYQR, from the coding sequence ATGAGAATCATTAGTGGCACAGCAGGCAGCCGATCCATCACCGTGCCAGGATCGGTGGCTAGACCGAGCACCGACAGACTGCGCGAAGCCTTGTTTTCCATCCTGGGGCAGCGTGTTGCAGGTGCCAGGGTCTTGGATCTTTTTGCCGGCTCCGGAGCGCTTGGGCTGGAGTGCCTGAGTCGCGGTGCCGCCAGCTGTGATTCCGTGGATGCCAGTCGTGAAGCCTTCGCCGTCATTCGGAAAAACCTCACCGCGCTGGGTCTGAAAAATGGGAAGGCAATTCACCAAGATGTTTCACGTTTCTTGCAAGGGGCAGGGGGGAAATACGATCTCGTTTTTGCCGACCCTCCTTATTACAAGAATGCAGCCGACCGGGATTTCGTGTCCGAGCTGCTGCAGGACGAAACGCTGCCGGGGCTGATGGCTGATGACGGGCTGTTAATTGTCGAGGATCCACCTGCCAATCAGCGGGAGGATGAAAATGGGTGGAAATTGTTGGATTCTCGCCGCTACGGAGGCTGTGGGATTTTGTTTTACCAACGTTAA
- a CDS encoding 3-deoxy-D-manno-octulosonic acid transferase has translation MSRSTVLFIYNCLLPIFFIVAFPAWLLKMWKRGGYGTGLLQRFGRFKARADCEPNHVVYIHAVSVGEVLIAVKLIESWLARHPDDKLLLAATTSTGLAVAKEKAPDRVRVIYSPLDFGFILRSVFRRFSPRQIVLIEAEAWPNLLNTARLAGIPVAMVNARLSKRSEARFHKVSGLVRPLFAMIDTFAVQNEGDAKRFAQLGIDPDKLHVTGSIKFDPSGGKAPRRRSEFQQMLDDFGPGRPVVLAASTHAGEEKLIGQAVMEAQPDALFLVVPRHAERRAAVAADLKSIGYEVILRSDYHRPNRPHKACLVADTTGELRDWTAHADIVVIGKSWLGEGGQNPAEAIIAQVPVICGPHMGNFEPLISMLRESQGVKVLGSADTLAAEVKSLLNDSAARERLTGSATEVLAVHENAVEKTIDLVYLNASVR, from the coding sequence ATGTCGCGTTCTACGGTTCTTTTTATTTATAACTGCCTCTTGCCCATTTTCTTCATTGTCGCCTTTCCGGCGTGGTTGTTGAAGATGTGGAAGCGCGGAGGCTATGGCACAGGTTTGTTGCAGCGTTTCGGCCGATTCAAAGCCCGCGCCGATTGCGAGCCGAACCATGTGGTCTACATCCATGCCGTCAGTGTCGGTGAGGTGCTGATCGCGGTGAAGTTGATCGAGTCGTGGCTGGCCAGGCATCCCGACGATAAGCTGCTACTGGCTGCGACCACTTCCACCGGCTTGGCGGTGGCCAAGGAAAAAGCACCCGACCGCGTCCGAGTGATCTACAGCCCGCTGGACTTTGGTTTCATTCTGCGCTCGGTATTCCGCCGTTTCTCGCCTCGCCAAATCGTGTTGATCGAGGCCGAGGCTTGGCCGAATTTACTCAACACCGCCAGGCTCGCTGGCATCCCCGTGGCCATGGTGAATGCCCGCTTGTCGAAGCGATCCGAGGCACGTTTTCACAAAGTCTCAGGCCTTGTTCGTCCGCTCTTCGCGATGATCGATACCTTTGCTGTGCAGAATGAGGGAGATGCCAAACGCTTTGCTCAACTCGGAATCGATCCGGACAAATTGCATGTCACCGGTAGCATCAAGTTCGACCCCTCGGGAGGCAAAGCTCCACGGCGTCGGTCTGAATTCCAGCAAATGCTCGATGACTTTGGCCCCGGTCGACCCGTGGTTCTCGCCGCCAGCACCCATGCGGGTGAGGAGAAATTGATTGGTCAGGCCGTCATGGAGGCTCAGCCAGACGCTTTGTTCTTGGTGGTGCCTCGGCACGCCGAACGCCGCGCCGCCGTTGCCGCCGATCTCAAATCCATTGGCTACGAGGTAATCCTGCGCAGTGATTATCATCGGCCTAACCGACCCCACAAAGCCTGCTTAGTGGCCGATACCACAGGCGAGCTTCGCGATTGGACGGCCCACGCCGACATCGTGGTGATTGGAAAAAGCTGGCTCGGTGAGGGTGGGCAGAACCCAGCCGAGGCGATTATTGCCCAGGTGCCGGTGATTTGTGGGCCCCACATGGGTAACTTTGAACCTTTGATCTCGATGCTGCGTGAGAGTCAGGGGGTGAAGGTGTTAGGCTCAGCGGATACCTTGGCCGCTGAAGTGAAATCCTTGCTCAACGATTCCGCCGCCAGAGAAAGACTTACCGGATCGGCCACAGAGGTGCTGGCTGTGCATGAAAATGCAGTGGAAAAAACCATCGATCTGGTGTATTTGAATGCTTCCGTTAGATGA
- a CDS encoding TPM domain-containing protein, protein MSEGTKQKTKRYPARIFCRATIVCPSCLKRFKERAEQCPHCGFDAHSTVRQFNYTPPVLECLMDHAGVTDDQTRSAVIAASDRVSAMFPQVKLYFCMVRLGEEVKLPEFGFWMMNACILQEGQTEIDRAWSILLIVDVERGIASVTPGYAIEAFMEDSGWEKLLTDISPQLNNEDYREALLGYVQGVESLLSKESQKVRNIIKIK, encoded by the coding sequence GTGTCCGAGGGAACAAAGCAGAAAACCAAGCGCTATCCTGCCCGGATTTTCTGCCGGGCAACGATCGTTTGTCCTTCCTGCTTGAAACGTTTCAAGGAGCGGGCCGAGCAATGCCCCCATTGTGGGTTTGATGCACACAGCACTGTGCGGCAGTTTAACTACACGCCACCTGTGCTGGAGTGTCTGATGGATCACGCCGGTGTGACGGATGACCAAACGCGCAGTGCGGTGATCGCAGCCAGCGACCGGGTCTCGGCCATGTTTCCCCAGGTGAAACTGTATTTCTGCATGGTGCGCCTGGGCGAAGAAGTGAAGCTGCCAGAGTTTGGCTTCTGGATGATGAATGCCTGCATCCTGCAAGAGGGACAGACCGAGATCGACCGCGCGTGGAGCATCCTCCTGATTGTCGATGTCGAGCGCGGTATCGCATCGGTGACCCCCGGCTATGCCATCGAGGCCTTCATGGAGGATAGTGGTTGGGAAAAATTACTGACGGATATCTCCCCCCAACTCAACAACGAAGATTATCGCGAAGCTTTGTTAGGCTATGTGCAGGGAGTGGAATCATTGCTCAGCAAAGAATCACAGAAGGTCCGCAATATCATCAAGATCAAGTAA
- a CDS encoding TPM domain-containing protein encodes MKPSASRQLSQRLFVCLGALLMLFACVSVMAQGPAAAKELPSRPMDHILDDSRLLSVDEREALQRDLGRRFIEQQVDVYLVVVDRAPAMGAKAYARALGEKWSRAPMWCVVFYQRDSDAGVLAEAGGIEVPQPSIDLAIAQAVRRSRRESGEKEILFTACRECPNELRFLLATHQRSAEKQIEKRGELTDAYLHKRKLMKLLAVAAGIGLILSLIVIVFIVRKIKSRRRNFRFPETVWRERFLGPHSGGSGIVVHYRQ; translated from the coding sequence ATGAAACCGAGTGCATCGCGACAGCTAAGCCAGCGACTTTTCGTCTGTCTGGGGGCTTTGTTGATGCTGTTCGCTTGCGTCTCGGTGATGGCACAAGGTCCAGCCGCCGCCAAAGAGCTGCCATCGCGACCGATGGATCATATTTTAGACGACAGCCGTTTACTCAGTGTCGATGAACGGGAGGCGTTGCAGCGCGATCTCGGTCGGCGTTTTATTGAGCAGCAGGTGGATGTTTATCTGGTTGTCGTCGATCGTGCACCAGCGATGGGCGCAAAGGCTTACGCCCGTGCATTGGGGGAAAAGTGGTCACGTGCGCCGATGTGGTGTGTGGTTTTCTATCAGCGCGATTCGGATGCGGGAGTGTTGGCCGAGGCGGGGGGCATTGAGGTGCCGCAACCATCGATCGATCTGGCAATCGCCCAAGCGGTTCGTCGCTCCCGACGTGAAAGCGGGGAGAAAGAGATCCTTTTCACAGCATGCCGGGAATGTCCGAACGAGCTCCGCTTCCTGTTAGCCACCCATCAACGGTCGGCGGAAAAGCAAATCGAGAAACGCGGCGAACTTACCGATGCCTACCTTCACAAACGCAAGCTGATGAAACTGCTCGCCGTGGCCGCCGGCATCGGTCTGATCCTCAGCCTCATTGTGATCGTTTTCATTGTGCGCAAAATCAAATCTCGCCGGCGCAACTTCAGGTTTCCTGAAACGGTGTGGCGTGAGCGCTTTTTGGGACCTCACAGCGGTGGCAGCGGTATCGTGGTGCACTACCGTCAATAG
- the mgtE gene encoding magnesium transporter encodes MTEAPLPKETDLPARWKRLVEAIEASDAGAAHDILASATVDDQRRIVSQLNLDRRERLCRLLPVDETADLIENLAEPQAVEMLEEMQADLAADVLEELPADVSGDLLRELNDRSSEAILSEIDDADESMDLRERAGYARDSAGGLMSDQVVSFPQDATVADVLAELGNNAGNYSDDEVQYFYVTDHSMQLTGVLALRNLVLGRRDLCISELMIPSPVCTRVDTELEELQDLFENRNYLAFPVVDENGRLKGIVSRAAVNEALSETQTDDYLKSRGIVGGEELRSMPLIERCSRRLAWLGPNILLNLLAASIIASYEDTLQSVIALAVFLPMVSDMSGCSGNQAGAVTIRELTLGIIQPRDYLRVFLKEVWLGMNNGMVLGFVLGAIAAVWKGSVFLGLVIGGALMLNTIFSVTVGGLVPLLLKRFKVDPALASGPILTTCTDMSGFFLVLSLANLAMTHLV; translated from the coding sequence ATGACCGAAGCACCACTCCCCAAGGAAACCGATCTGCCTGCACGTTGGAAACGATTGGTCGAAGCGATCGAAGCTAGTGATGCCGGGGCGGCTCACGATATTCTGGCGTCTGCGACCGTCGATGATCAGCGCCGGATTGTTAGCCAGTTGAACCTGGATCGACGCGAACGGCTATGCCGACTGCTCCCCGTGGACGAGACCGCGGATCTCATCGAGAACCTCGCTGAGCCTCAGGCAGTCGAGATGTTGGAAGAGATGCAGGCCGACCTGGCGGCAGACGTGCTAGAGGAACTGCCGGCGGATGTCAGTGGTGATTTACTCCGCGAACTGAATGATCGCAGTTCGGAGGCGATTCTCTCGGAGATCGATGACGCCGATGAGTCCATGGACCTTCGTGAGCGTGCTGGTTATGCTAGAGATAGTGCCGGCGGTCTGATGTCGGACCAAGTGGTGTCCTTTCCCCAGGATGCCACCGTGGCGGATGTGCTGGCGGAACTGGGAAATAATGCAGGGAACTATTCCGATGATGAGGTGCAGTATTTTTATGTCACCGATCACAGCATGCAGCTCACCGGGGTGCTGGCTTTGAGAAACTTGGTGCTCGGACGCAGAGACCTGTGTATCAGTGAGCTGATGATCCCGTCGCCAGTATGCACTCGGGTGGATACTGAGCTGGAGGAACTTCAGGATTTGTTTGAAAACAGAAATTACCTGGCATTCCCCGTGGTGGATGAAAATGGTCGACTGAAAGGTATCGTTTCTCGGGCGGCAGTGAACGAAGCTTTGTCCGAAACGCAGACAGACGATTACTTGAAGTCCCGGGGGATCGTCGGCGGGGAGGAGCTGCGGAGTATGCCATTGATCGAACGCTGCAGCAGGCGTTTGGCATGGTTGGGGCCGAACATTCTTTTGAACCTGTTAGCTGCCAGTATCATTGCCAGCTATGAGGACACGCTGCAGTCGGTGATTGCCTTGGCTGTTTTCCTTCCCATGGTGTCGGATATGAGCGGTTGCTCGGGGAACCAGGCGGGAGCGGTGACGATCCGGGAGCTCACACTGGGGATCATCCAACCTCGCGATTACCTCCGAGTTTTCCTGAAGGAGGTCTGGTTGGGCATGAATAATGGAATGGTGTTAGGTTTTGTACTGGGAGCGATCGCTGCGGTCTGGAAAGGCAGCGTCTTTCTCGGTCTGGTCATTGGCGGAGCCTTGATGCTGAACACCATCTTCTCCGTGACCGTGGGAGGTTTGGTGCCCTTGTTGCTGAAGCGATTTAAAGTGGATCCCGCTCTGGCATCGGGACCCATCCTGACCACCTGCACCGATATGAGCGGCTTCTTCCTCGTACTCAGCCTCGCCAATCTGGCGATGACCCATCTCGTCTAA
- the gnd gene encoding decarboxylating NADP(+)-dependent phosphogluconate dehydrogenase, whose amino-acid sequence MEKSDFGLIGLAVMGQNLVLNVESRGFQVSVYNRTTSTMEEFIAENPDKKLVGCETLEEFVNSLASPRKIQIMVKAGAPVDAVIESLIPLLDEGDIIIDGGNSLYTDTERRDKYCAEAGMRFIGAGVSGGEEGALKGPSIMPGGPESTWEVMKPIFESISAKVDGEPCVVHIGEGGAGHFVKMVHNGIEYGDMQLICEAYNIFKAAGFSNEELADIFADWNEGDLESFLIEITANIFKQKDPETGKDIVDLIVDKAGQKGTGRWTVMGSVEQAVPFSTIAGSVEARILSSMRDQRKVASGILEGPSNWDFNLEMSKEDLVKKVRNALYASKIVSYAQGLDLISKVGADKGWDLNLGEIAKIWRGGCIIRARFLNRITEAYTADTPPTNLMLAPFFTEILNQGQSDWREVVALAATNGIPVPSFGGSLAYYDAYRAERLPANLLQAQRDFFGAHTYERTDKPEGEFFHTEDWPELIG is encoded by the coding sequence ATGGAAAAATCTGACTTTGGCCTGATTGGCCTCGCTGTCATGGGACAAAACCTTGTCCTCAACGTCGAAAGCCGCGGCTTTCAAGTGTCTGTCTACAACCGCACCACATCCACGATGGAGGAATTCATCGCGGAGAACCCCGATAAGAAACTCGTCGGCTGCGAAACACTCGAAGAATTCGTCAACAGCCTCGCCAGCCCACGCAAGATCCAGATCATGGTGAAGGCCGGAGCTCCTGTCGATGCGGTGATCGAGTCACTCATCCCACTACTCGACGAAGGTGACATCATCATCGATGGTGGCAACTCGCTCTACACGGATACCGAGCGTCGCGACAAATACTGCGCGGAAGCCGGAATGCGTTTCATCGGCGCCGGCGTGTCCGGTGGTGAAGAAGGTGCTCTCAAAGGCCCATCCATCATGCCCGGCGGACCTGAGTCCACCTGGGAAGTGATGAAGCCCATCTTCGAATCCATCTCTGCGAAAGTCGACGGCGAACCATGCGTGGTTCACATCGGCGAAGGTGGTGCAGGCCACTTCGTCAAGATGGTGCACAACGGCATCGAATACGGTGACATGCAGCTGATCTGCGAAGCTTACAACATCTTCAAAGCCGCCGGCTTCTCCAACGAGGAACTGGCTGATATCTTCGCTGACTGGAACGAGGGCGACCTCGAGTCCTTCCTGATCGAAATCACCGCCAACATCTTCAAACAAAAAGACCCTGAGACCGGCAAAGACATCGTCGACCTCATCGTCGACAAAGCGGGCCAAAAAGGCACCGGCCGTTGGACTGTCATGGGCTCCGTGGAGCAAGCCGTTCCCTTCTCCACCATCGCTGGTTCAGTCGAAGCCCGTATTCTCTCCTCCATGCGCGACCAGCGCAAGGTGGCATCCGGCATCCTCGAAGGACCTAGCAACTGGGACTTCAACCTCGAAATGAGCAAGGAAGACCTGGTGAAGAAAGTGCGCAACGCGCTCTACGCTTCCAAGATCGTTTCCTACGCTCAGGGGCTCGACCTCATTTCCAAAGTCGGCGCCGACAAAGGTTGGGACCTCAACCTTGGTGAGATCGCTAAGATCTGGCGTGGTGGCTGCATCATCCGTGCACGTTTCCTCAACCGCATCACCGAGGCCTACACTGCCGACACTCCTCCAACCAACCTGATGCTCGCCCCATTCTTCACCGAGATCCTCAACCAAGGTCAGAGCGACTGGCGTGAAGTAGTGGCCCTGGCCGCCACCAACGGCATCCCTGTTCCATCCTTCGGTGGATCACTGGCATACTACGATGCCTACCGTGCCGAGCGCCTGCCAGCCAACCTGCTGCAAGCCCAGCGTGACTTCTTCGGAGCACACACCTACGAGCGCACCGACAAGCCAGAAGGCGAGTTCTTCCACACCGAAGACTGGCCTGAGCTGATCGGTTAA
- a CDS encoding reverse transcriptase family protein: MSSDELATILLSGAFEQAAFEERLVMAVGAPKFSRKLAGRVIRHFGSGSRPSVRMLAEWLESDRRYQKKQRRGELQLSGQILPAEMAPDMRVAADWKIPSITTSGDLAHWLDLPVSQMEWFAGDYNSVPADTKLSHYTVQTVVKKSGGFRVLEKPKWQMKQVQRYILHGILDHLPPHPCSHGFQKNRSILSYVQPHIGRKMLIKMDLKDYFLSIERSRVRALFHLLGYPPLVSVQLAGCCTNRLRLADVPSGVAQRDRYTVSHLPQGAPTSPALADRLLYRLDLRLHGLAQKMHMDYTRYADDFAFSTNDSVRRPQVEAFLNLVDQIVREEGLQLHKTKTSVMHHSQRQRLAGLVLNEKHNVARGEYDRLRAILHRCGQNGLDAENKNDHPSFLQHLEGRVEFIRQTNPRRGKKLQGMLDKLV, translated from the coding sequence ATGAGCAGCGATGAACTAGCGACAATTCTGCTGAGTGGCGCATTTGAGCAAGCCGCTTTCGAGGAACGTTTGGTGATGGCTGTGGGCGCTCCCAAGTTTTCGCGCAAACTCGCCGGGCGTGTGATCCGGCATTTCGGTAGTGGTAGTCGGCCATCTGTTAGGATGTTGGCCGAATGGCTTGAGAGCGATCGGAGATACCAGAAGAAACAGCGCCGTGGAGAACTGCAGCTGAGTGGCCAAATTCTACCAGCTGAAATGGCTCCGGATATGCGGGTGGCGGCTGATTGGAAAATACCGAGCATCACCACATCCGGAGATCTTGCCCACTGGTTAGACTTGCCTGTTTCCCAAATGGAATGGTTCGCAGGTGATTATAACAGCGTGCCGGCTGACACGAAGTTGTCCCATTACACCGTGCAAACGGTGGTTAAAAAATCAGGTGGGTTTCGAGTGTTAGAAAAGCCAAAGTGGCAGATGAAACAGGTCCAACGTTATATTCTCCATGGTATCCTCGATCATCTTCCACCCCATCCATGCTCGCACGGGTTTCAGAAGAATCGGTCCATTCTCAGCTACGTTCAGCCTCACATTGGGCGCAAGATGTTGATCAAAATGGATCTCAAAGATTACTTTCTAAGTATCGAACGATCACGTGTGCGCGCCTTGTTCCATCTGCTCGGTTATCCGCCGCTGGTGTCAGTCCAGTTAGCTGGTTGTTGCACGAACCGGCTCAGGCTTGCCGATGTTCCCAGCGGCGTTGCTCAGCGCGATCGCTACACGGTGTCCCACCTGCCACAGGGCGCGCCAACATCGCCAGCTCTTGCCGACCGCTTACTGTATCGCTTGGATCTTCGTCTGCACGGACTGGCTCAGAAAATGCACATGGACTACACGCGCTACGCGGATGATTTCGCATTCAGCACAAACGATTCAGTGCGTCGGCCTCAAGTTGAGGCATTTCTTAATCTAGTTGACCAAATTGTTAGGGAAGAGGGTTTGCAGCTGCATAAGACGAAAACCAGCGTGATGCATCACTCCCAACGCCAGCGTCTGGCTGGCCTGGTGCTGAATGAAAAACACAACGTGGCTCGTGGGGAATACGACCGCTTACGAGCGATCCTACACCGCTGTGGTCAAAACGGACTGGATGCGGAAAATAAAAATGATCACCCGAGCTTTCTTCAACACCTCGAAGGTCGCGTTGAATTTATCCGCCAAACCAATCCTCGCCGTGGGAAGAAATTGCAGGGTATGTTAGATAAATTGGTTTAA
- the recQ gene encoding DNA helicase RecQ yields the protein MNSKTSPSSVLREIYGFSEFRPHQEKLVRALLEGKDAFGVMPTGGGKSLCYQLPAKMLAGTAVVISPLIALMKDQVDAANANGIDAAFLNSTLSQQEATEVMSRYRAGTLDMLYLAPERLALPGFADSLRQNQQQAPSFFAIDEAHCISEWGHDFRPDYLFLSQLRKLFPNTPVGAFTATATEKVAADIEQRLSLGEAVKVRASFDRKNLFYEVRSKKDWERQMVDFVKTRSGQSGIVYRTSRKSVEATADLLKANGINAAAYHAGMEAEQRSCIQDAFIRDDIDVMVATVAFGMGVDKADVRYVIHGDLPKNIESYYQETGRAGRDGDDSHCLLLYSPGDSMKIRRFFDDISDEAERQRSADLLQAMERFASVPGCRRVRLLEYFNEPYQEESCGGCDFCKGEFIQVDASRPAQMLLSAVMRTGGKFGAVHVCDIVAGASTAKIKQFEHDQLPTYGVGRDRPKSYWRSVLDALIAGGQLQLSTAQFPVPQLTEAGAEVLYGREKFSMSEDTRVEPEKVSRGRAQGGEPMPCHEGLFQHLRSLRKEVADATKVPPYVVFSDRSLRAISAAMPENEDELLLLHGIGQNKCEKYGADFLSAIADYLQQHPDAVNEKQTLPDAPAVQPSSIKRGPSATTMVTLALVKKGHSLDEIAAQRDLARSTIESHIAKLLETGEELNVRAFVSDEQIALCQELFAEHGASALAPVVEAAGEKLGYGEAKIIRALLQREEAMSTS from the coding sequence ATGAACAGCAAGACAAGCCCCTCCAGCGTGCTCCGTGAGATTTACGGTTTCAGCGAGTTTCGCCCGCATCAGGAGAAACTCGTCCGCGCCTTGCTTGAGGGCAAGGATGCCTTCGGTGTCATGCCCACCGGTGGTGGTAAGTCGCTCTGTTATCAACTTCCGGCGAAAATGTTAGCCGGCACGGCGGTGGTCATCAGCCCGCTGATCGCCCTGATGAAAGATCAGGTGGATGCGGCAAACGCCAATGGCATCGACGCGGCCTTTTTAAATAGCACCCTGTCTCAGCAGGAAGCCACCGAGGTCATGAGCCGGTATCGTGCTGGAACACTGGATATGCTCTATCTCGCACCGGAACGACTGGCACTGCCGGGCTTTGCCGACTCCCTGCGGCAGAACCAACAGCAGGCGCCGAGCTTTTTTGCCATCGACGAGGCTCACTGCATCTCCGAGTGGGGTCATGATTTCAGACCGGACTACCTCTTTCTCAGCCAGCTTCGCAAACTGTTTCCCAACACCCCGGTGGGGGCGTTCACCGCGACCGCGACGGAAAAAGTGGCCGCCGATATCGAACAGCGCCTGAGCCTTGGCGAGGCGGTTAAGGTGCGGGCGTCATTCGATCGGAAGAACCTCTTTTATGAAGTGCGGAGCAAGAAGGATTGGGAACGGCAGATGGTCGATTTCGTCAAAACGCGCAGTGGCCAAAGTGGTATCGTCTACCGCACATCGCGCAAAAGCGTGGAAGCCACCGCGGACCTACTCAAAGCCAATGGCATCAATGCCGCCGCCTACCATGCCGGCATGGAGGCGGAGCAGCGCAGTTGCATCCAGGACGCATTCATCCGCGACGATATCGATGTCATGGTGGCCACCGTCGCCTTTGGCATGGGCGTGGATAAGGCCGACGTGCGCTACGTCATCCACGGTGACCTGCCCAAGAACATCGAGAGCTACTACCAGGAAACCGGCCGGGCCGGTCGCGACGGCGACGACTCCCACTGCCTGCTGCTTTACTCTCCGGGCGATTCGATGAAAATCCGCCGCTTCTTCGATGACATCAGCGACGAGGCTGAACGACAGCGATCGGCGGATCTCTTGCAGGCGATGGAACGCTTCGCCTCGGTGCCGGGCTGCCGTCGGGTGCGATTGTTAGAATACTTCAACGAACCGTATCAGGAGGAATCCTGTGGTGGCTGTGATTTCTGCAAGGGGGAATTTATCCAGGTGGATGCCTCACGCCCAGCCCAGATGCTACTCTCTGCGGTGATGCGCACCGGTGGAAAATTCGGTGCCGTGCATGTCTGTGATATTGTCGCCGGAGCCAGCACCGCGAAGATCAAACAATTTGAACACGATCAGTTGCCGACCTATGGCGTGGGGAGAGATCGGCCAAAGTCCTACTGGCGCTCTGTGTTAGACGCGCTGATCGCGGGCGGTCAGCTCCAGCTCTCCACAGCGCAGTTCCCCGTGCCACAGCTCACCGAGGCGGGCGCTGAGGTGCTGTATGGACGGGAAAAGTTCAGCATGAGCGAGGACACTCGGGTGGAGCCGGAAAAAGTAAGCCGTGGCCGTGCCCAAGGAGGCGAGCCCATGCCCTGTCACGAAGGCTTGTTCCAACATCTGCGCAGCCTGCGTAAGGAAGTGGCAGACGCCACCAAGGTGCCACCTTACGTCGTCTTCTCAGACCGCTCCCTCCGCGCCATCTCCGCCGCCATGCCAGAGAACGAGGATGAGTTGCTCCTGCTGCATGGGATTGGTCAGAATAAATGCGAGAAATATGGTGCCGATTTCCTCTCCGCCATCGCCGACTACCTCCAGCAGCACCCCGATGCGGTGAACGAGAAACAAACCCTGCCAGATGCTCCTGCCGTCCAACCGTCATCAATCAAACGCGGCCCGTCAGCCACCACAATGGTGACCCTCGCTCTGGTAAAAAAAGGGCACAGCCTCGATGAAATTGCGGCGCAGCGCGACCTTGCGAGATCAACCATCGAAAGCCACATCGCCAAGCTGCTAGAGACCGGTGAGGAGCTCAACGTCCGAGCCTTCGTCAGTGATGAACAAATCGCACTGTGCCAGGAGCTCTTTGCAGAGCACGGAGCAAGCGCACTGGCTCCCGTGGTAGAGGCTGCAGGTGAAAAACTCGGTTACGGCGAAGCCAAGATCATCCGCGCCCTGCTCCAGCGCGAAGAAGCCATGTCGACGAGCTAA